In Candidatus Krumholzibacteriia bacterium, one genomic interval encodes:
- a CDS encoding peptide chain release factor-like protein, producing MKFSTDPDQLRREIRITVYRASGPGGQHRNTTDSAVRIQHFPSGLIVTASESRSQHANRKLAMERLIARLRILNRPKKKRRPTKLPRRVKEARLAEKKRKGEKKKLRGKV from the coding sequence ATGAAATTCAGCACGGATCCCGACCAGCTCCGGCGCGAGATCCGGATCACTGTCTACCGAGCCTCCGGGCCCGGTGGACAGCATCGCAACACTACGGACAGCGCAGTACGCATCCAGCACTTTCCAAGTGGCCTGATTGTCACGGCCAGCGAATCAAGAAGCCAGCACGCCAATCGAAAACTGGCCATGGAGAGGCTCATTGCGAGACTTCGTATTCTCAACCGACCGAAGAAGAAACGGCGTCCCACGAAATTGCCCAGGCGCGTAAAAGAGGCGCGCCTTGCCGAGAAGAAGCGAAAGGGTGAGAAGAAGAAGCTACGGGGCAAGGTCTAA
- a CDS encoding metalloregulator ArsR/SmtB family transcription factor, with translation MAESHRSDDSLRALARHFRMLSEPLRLQILEILAEGEQGVQELVSLTGQAQPHVSRQLSLLAESGFLLRRKEGTRVFYSLKNRRVRKLLQLAEQSLREEWRELLKRMEE, from the coding sequence ATGGCCGAGAGCCACAGAAGTGACGATTCCCTCCGTGCCCTTGCGCGGCATTTCCGCATGCTGTCCGAGCCCCTTCGTCTTCAGATTCTGGAGATTCTTGCGGAGGGGGAGCAGGGCGTGCAGGAACTCGTCTCACTTACGGGTCAGGCCCAGCCTCATGTCTCCCGTCAACTTTCCCTCTTGGCTGAATCCGGTTTTCTTCTGCGCCGCAAGGAAGGAACCCGCGTCTTCTACTCATTGAAAAACCGTCGTGTTCGCAAACTTCTTCAACTTGCCGAGCAGTCGCTTCGCGAGGAGTGGAGAGAGCTGCTGAAACGCATGGAGGAATGA
- a CDS encoding chloride channel protein has protein sequence MILRNLGRNPREVLEELLRDFRSRDHLYLMILAVLIGVLGGLGNLFFQFLIDFFRKLAWGGSDSFLTRFVEAPLWLKLAVPTLGGLLGGLIIRFLAPEAKGHGVPEVMKSVNLRNGVIPRRTVLGKTFASALCLASGGSVGREGPIVQIGAAMASTVGQALKLNSVRMKTLVACGATAGIAATFNAPIAGAFFSAEVILADFGVGYFAPLVISAVVATVVSHRYIGDDPAFLVPEGLTLTDGRELLLYALLGLLAAFVAQAFMKSLHRMEDVADRLPVWTPLKTALGGLSIGLVGLMAPRSLGNGYEAIEAAMNGEVILASLALLVLAKILATSLTLGSGNSGGIFAPSLFMGVMFGGLFGQFFHGLFPDWTAGSGAYALVGMGAVVAAVIHAPITAIIMIFEMTRDYGIVLPLMISVVLATITSQKLEQHSIYTFKLARQGIDLLKGKDHNVLRKMRVDEVMRRSMDSVNQSTPLSRVLPQLAEFSCHEGFVLDDEGRLKGILTLDEVKRALPQIDLLGDVLIALDVAQTDPPTVGPDDDLDFAMRQFGRSNIEEMPVLDPAQSEKPLGTLVRHDLIRAYNQAMLQEDLAQGLGSRMDSSVRSHVTETVGGYVLEDFPVPREMEGRTLGELNFRKRYHAQVLLICSTRESKHCYSLPEQDTRLQAGDRILVFGSRENVARVRNR, from the coding sequence ATGATTCTTCGCAATTTAGGCAGGAATCCCCGGGAAGTTCTCGAAGAATTGCTTCGGGATTTCCGCTCCCGCGACCATCTCTACCTCATGATCCTCGCCGTTCTCATCGGAGTGCTCGGCGGACTGGGCAACCTCTTCTTCCAGTTCCTCATCGACTTCTTCCGCAAACTGGCCTGGGGCGGTTCCGACAGCTTTCTCACCCGTTTTGTCGAAGCTCCCCTCTGGCTGAAGTTGGCGGTTCCGACACTCGGCGGCCTTCTCGGCGGACTGATCATTCGCTTTCTCGCGCCGGAGGCCAAGGGCCACGGAGTTCCTGAAGTCATGAAGTCCGTGAACCTCCGCAACGGGGTCATCCCCCGCCGTACCGTTCTCGGAAAGACCTTCGCCAGCGCCCTCTGTCTTGCAAGCGGCGGTAGCGTGGGCCGGGAAGGGCCGATCGTGCAGATTGGCGCGGCCATGGCGAGCACCGTCGGGCAGGCCCTGAAGCTCAACAGCGTTCGCATGAAAACCCTCGTCGCCTGTGGAGCCACGGCAGGAATCGCCGCCACCTTCAACGCTCCCATTGCCGGCGCCTTTTTCAGCGCGGAAGTCATCCTTGCCGATTTCGGTGTGGGCTACTTCGCGCCCCTGGTCATCAGCGCTGTGGTGGCAACGGTGGTCAGCCACCGCTACATCGGCGATGACCCGGCCTTTCTGGTTCCCGAAGGACTAACCCTCACCGACGGTCGTGAGCTTCTCCTCTACGCCCTGCTCGGACTTCTCGCCGCCTTTGTCGCGCAGGCCTTCATGAAAAGCCTGCATCGAATGGAAGATGTCGCAGACCGCCTGCCGGTCTGGACTCCCCTGAAGACCGCCCTCGGAGGACTCTCCATCGGCCTGGTCGGACTCATGGCCCCGCGCAGTCTCGGCAACGGCTACGAAGCCATTGAGGCCGCGATGAACGGAGAAGTCATTCTCGCGAGTCTGGCACTGCTGGTTCTCGCCAAGATTCTGGCCACGAGCCTCACGCTCGGATCGGGGAACTCGGGAGGCATCTTCGCTCCGAGCCTCTTTATGGGTGTCATGTTCGGGGGACTCTTCGGGCAGTTCTTCCACGGTCTCTTCCCCGACTGGACTGCCGGGTCCGGGGCCTATGCCCTGGTCGGCATGGGTGCTGTTGTGGCCGCAGTGATTCACGCCCCCATCACGGCCATCATCATGATCTTCGAAATGACCCGCGACTACGGCATCGTGCTTCCCCTGATGATCTCCGTAGTTCTCGCCACGATCACCAGCCAGAAGCTCGAACAGCATTCCATCTACACTTTCAAGCTGGCAAGACAGGGCATCGACCTGCTCAAGGGCAAGGATCACAATGTTCTCCGCAAGATGAGGGTCGATGAAGTCATGCGCCGGAGCATGGACTCGGTGAACCAGTCCACGCCCCTGTCCCGGGTCTTGCCGCAGTTGGCCGAGTTCAGTTGCCATGAGGGCTTTGTGCTCGATGACGAGGGAAGGCTGAAGGGCATCCTGACTCTCGACGAAGTCAAGCGGGCCCTGCCGCAGATTGATCTTCTCGGCGATGTCCTCATCGCTCTCGATGTTGCTCAAACGGACCCCCCGACCGTTGGGCCCGACGATGACCTGGACTTCGCCATGCGACAGTTCGGACGAAGCAATATCGAGGAAATGCCCGTCCTGGATCCTGCTCAATCGGAGAAACCCCTCGGCACTCTTGTCCGGCACGACCTGATTCGCGCCTACAACCAGGCGATGCTTCAGGAAGACCTGGCCCAGGGTCTGGGCAGTCGCATGGATTCCTCGGTCAGAAGCCATGTCACCGAGACCGTCGGCGGCTATGTTCTCGAAGACTTCCCCGTGCCCCGCGAAATGGAGGGTCGTACTCTCGGTGAATTGAACTTCCGCAAACGCTACCACGCCCAGGTTCTGCTGATCTGCTCCACAAGAGAAAGCAAGCACTGCTACTCCCTGCCCGAACAGGACACAAGGCTGCAAGCCGGCGACCGTATTCTTGTCTTCGGAAGCCGGGAAAATGTGGCAAGGGTGAGAAACCGCTAA
- a CDS encoding Lrp/AsnC family transcriptional regulator yields MKTNRIDDKDRKILCALQKDGRLPNAHLAEKVGLSPPSVLERVRKLETRGLIRGYTAILDEKKLGFGATVFVQVSLSLHKSEAIENFHKAILDLPEIHETYHVTGEEDYLLKVVLPNIESYEDFLLHKLTRIEGIDRVKSSFVLSSLKKHSNLKLREEDC; encoded by the coding sequence ATGAAAACCAACAGAATCGATGACAAGGATCGGAAGATTCTCTGCGCCCTTCAGAAGGATGGGCGGCTTCCCAATGCGCATCTTGCCGAAAAGGTGGGCCTGAGTCCGCCCTCGGTTCTCGAGCGGGTGAGGAAGCTGGAAACCCGGGGACTGATTCGCGGATACACGGCCATTCTCGACGAGAAGAAGCTGGGCTTCGGTGCGACGGTCTTTGTTCAGGTCAGCCTGTCTCTTCACAAGTCAGAGGCCATCGAGAATTTCCACAAGGCCATTCTCGACCTGCCGGAAATTCACGAGACCTATCATGTCACCGGAGAGGAGGACTACCTGCTGAAGGTGGTTCTCCCGAACATCGAGAGCTATGAGGATTTTCTCCTTCACAAGCTCACGCGCATCGAGGGAATCGACCGGGTCAAGTCATCGTTCGTACTTTCGTCATTGAAAAAGCACAGCAATCTGAAACTTCGTGAGGAAGACTGCTGA
- a CDS encoding homoserine dehydrogenase: protein MQKIAIIGFGNVGQGLARILIDKKTELKRKQGFEYRVVAISDFRLGSVYDAQGIDLKRAMNAVEKKGSLDAYRGGTHGWDAMKTIEKCKADTLVELAYTDLETGKPAIDHVRAALKRGMNVVTSNKGPAALAYPSLSRLAKKNGCQLLIEGTVMSGTPVLNLAMNDLAGNEFHSIRGILNGTTNYMLSEMEEGASYDAVLDKAQKLGYAEADPTGDVEGIDAAGKVTILANMFMGAKLKPSDVRRRGITRLTPGDIENAKKTGRRWKLIGEVKRKKNGEVDASVRPVMLLLADPLASVMGPTNAITFDTDLLGKVTVVGPGAGRVETGYSILTDLLAIERSC from the coding sequence ATGCAGAAGATTGCCATCATCGGCTTCGGCAATGTGGGCCAGGGCCTTGCAAGAATCCTGATCGACAAGAAGACCGAATTGAAACGCAAGCAGGGTTTCGAGTATCGCGTCGTCGCGATCAGCGATTTCCGCCTTGGCTCGGTGTATGATGCACAAGGCATCGACCTGAAACGCGCAATGAACGCGGTGGAAAAGAAGGGAAGCCTCGACGCTTACCGTGGCGGCACCCATGGCTGGGACGCCATGAAGACCATCGAGAAGTGCAAGGCCGACACCCTGGTAGAACTGGCCTACACGGATCTTGAGACCGGCAAGCCGGCCATCGACCATGTCCGCGCCGCTCTCAAGCGCGGAATGAATGTGGTCACGAGCAACAAGGGCCCGGCCGCCCTGGCCTATCCTTCCCTGTCCCGCCTTGCAAAGAAGAACGGCTGCCAGTTGCTCATCGAGGGAACGGTCATGAGCGGCACTCCCGTCCTGAACCTCGCAATGAACGACCTTGCGGGCAACGAGTTCCACTCCATTCGCGGCATCCTCAACGGGACCACCAACTACATGCTCAGCGAGATGGAAGAAGGCGCCAGCTATGACGCAGTTCTGGACAAGGCCCAGAAGCTTGGCTACGCAGAAGCAGATCCCACCGGCGATGTCGAAGGTATTGATGCCGCCGGCAAGGTCACCATTCTTGCAAACATGTTCATGGGCGCGAAGCTGAAGCCCTCGGATGTCCGCCGTCGCGGCATCACCCGGCTTACTCCCGGAGACATCGAAAACGCGAAGAAGACAGGCCGCCGCTGGAAGCTGATCGGGGAAGTAAAGCGTAAGAAGAACGGCGAAGTGGACGCTTCGGTCCGTCCGGTCATGCTCCTTCTTGCCGATCCCCTGGCCAGCGTCATGGGCCCGACCAACGCCATCACCTTCGACACGGATCTTCTCGGCAAGGTGACGGTTGTCGGCCCCGGAGCCGGGCGCGTGGAGACCGGCTATTCCATTCTCACCGACCTTCTCGCCATTGAAAGGAGTTGCTGA
- a CDS encoding aspartate-semialdehyde dehydrogenase, translating to MSRQYTFAIVGALGNVGTEMRNVLSRSGLPIAKLVLMDVPENAGKVVEWSGQNFEVVAAAAEAFEGVDIALFSAGEEAALALAPEATKRGCICVDNSTAFRKHEEHPLVVPEVNAEALDHHVGIIANPNCSTIQMLVVLNPLHEAFTIKRVVVSTYQAVSGSGQAAVDELQEQTRAFAEGRELPVSVYPHQIAFNALPHIDSFLENGYTKEEMKMIEETHKILDPAIGVTTTTVRMPVVNGHSESLNIECEKPFDIDKVRGLLSEAPGVIVQDEPEKNIYPLALYADGTDPVFVGRIRRDESLDNTMNLWCVSDNLLKGAALNTVQIAGELIARDLVRVP from the coding sequence ATGAGTCGCCAGTACACCTTTGCCATCGTCGGAGCTCTGGGCAATGTGGGCACGGAAATGAGAAATGTCCTTTCGCGCAGTGGCCTTCCCATCGCAAAACTCGTCCTCATGGATGTTCCCGAAAACGCAGGAAAAGTCGTGGAGTGGAGCGGCCAGAACTTCGAAGTTGTCGCAGCAGCAGCCGAGGCCTTCGAGGGTGTGGACATCGCTCTTTTCAGCGCGGGTGAAGAGGCGGCTCTCGCACTGGCTCCGGAAGCCACAAAGCGGGGTTGCATCTGCGTGGACAACAGCACGGCCTTTCGCAAGCATGAGGAACACCCGCTTGTCGTGCCGGAGGTCAATGCAGAAGCTCTCGACCACCATGTCGGCATCATCGCCAATCCGAACTGCTCGACCATCCAGATGCTGGTCGTCCTCAATCCCCTGCACGAGGCTTTCACGATCAAGCGTGTCGTGGTCAGCACCTACCAGGCCGTCAGCGGTTCCGGGCAGGCAGCAGTAGACGAACTGCAGGAACAGACCCGGGCCTTTGCTGAAGGCCGCGAACTTCCGGTGTCGGTCTACCCTCACCAGATCGCCTTCAACGCCCTTCCCCACATCGACTCCTTCCTGGAGAACGGTTACACGAAGGAAGAGATGAAGATGATCGAAGAGACTCACAAGATTCTCGATCCTGCCATCGGCGTGACCACCACAACGGTGCGGATGCCCGTCGTGAACGGACACAGCGAGAGCCTGAACATCGAGTGCGAAAAACCCTTCGACATCGACAAGGTGAGGGGTCTGCTTTCGGAGGCTCCCGGTGTGATCGTGCAAGATGAACCGGAGAAGAACATCTACCCTCTGGCTCTTTACGCCGACGGCACGGATCCGGTTTTCGTCGGGCGCATTCGCAGGGACGAGTCTCTGGACAACACGATGAACCTCTGGTGCGTGAGCGACAACCTTCTCAAGGGAGCCGCTCTGAACACCGTGCAGATTGCCGGAGAGCTGATCGCTCGCGACCTGGTTCGGGTGCCCTAG
- a CDS encoding aspartate kinase → MPGVLVMKFGGTSVRDADSRAAALSHVRRAREEGHSLALVVSAMGRKGEPYATDSLIALLQDIGPSVSARELDLAMACGEILSAAFFAQLLISEGIPARAFTGPQAGVLVSKEAGQAEILSVDPARIKATLDAGEVAVLAGFQGADKNGEIRTLGRGGSDTSALALGAALSAETVEIYSDVEGIASADPRRIPEARFLEEIRAEELLLMADEGSRVIHPRALRTAIASGTKLRARNTFSKSPGTLIHHREDLGKARPLALAHRDRQVLLHLPDSSADILPELISIGGGRFLLLDDVYLGERLKRLQEAIGDFEFGKGWATASLVYSGPVPDQPECPAKGEALPSGGQVCRWLCRESDLDEVLRDLYPSIR, encoded by the coding sequence GTGCCCGGTGTACTGGTCATGAAGTTCGGTGGCACGAGTGTCCGGGACGCGGATTCCCGTGCCGCCGCTCTTTCCCACGTGCGGCGTGCCCGCGAAGAGGGACATTCCCTCGCCCTGGTCGTCTCGGCCATGGGACGCAAGGGCGAGCCCTATGCCACCGACAGTCTGATCGCCCTGCTTCAGGACATTGGTCCCTCTGTCTCGGCAAGAGAACTGGATCTGGCCATGGCTTGCGGCGAAATCCTCTCGGCCGCTTTCTTCGCACAGCTTTTGATTTCCGAAGGAATCCCGGCCCGGGCTTTCACCGGCCCCCAGGCAGGAGTTCTTGTCAGCAAGGAAGCAGGCCAGGCGGAGATTCTCTCCGTGGATCCTGCCCGGATCAAGGCCACGCTGGATGCCGGAGAGGTCGCCGTTCTTGCGGGGTTTCAGGGCGCGGACAAAAACGGTGAGATCCGCACCCTCGGGCGTGGCGGGAGCGACACCTCAGCGCTTGCTCTCGGAGCCGCGCTCTCTGCGGAAACCGTGGAAATCTATTCCGATGTAGAGGGAATCGCTTCGGCCGATCCGCGAAGAATCCCGGAAGCCCGCTTTCTGGAAGAAATCCGCGCAGAAGAGCTTCTTCTGATGGCCGACGAAGGAAGCCGCGTCATCCATCCCCGCGCTCTTCGAACGGCCATCGCATCCGGCACGAAGCTGCGAGCTAGAAACACTTTCTCGAAGTCCCCGGGCACCCTGATTCACCATCGGGAAGACCTCGGGAAGGCCAGACCCTTGGCCCTCGCTCACCGCGATCGCCAGGTTCTCCTGCATCTTCCCGACTCCTCGGCCGACATCCTTCCCGAACTGATTTCCATCGGGGGCGGACGATTCCTTCTTCTCGATGATGTCTATCTCGGGGAACGACTCAAGCGCTTGCAGGAAGCAATCGGGGATTTCGAATTCGGGAAAGGCTGGGCCACCGCTTCTCTTGTTTACAGTGGGCCGGTTCCGGATCAGCCAGAGTGTCCCGCAAAGGGCGAAGCCCTTCCATCAGGGGGGCAGGTATGCCGCTGGCTTTGCCGGGAAAGCGATCTGGATGAGGTTCTCAGGGACTTGTATCCGTCGATCCGCTGA
- a CDS encoding HD domain-containing protein — MFINDPIHGFLELNDLQFALLELPELQRLQWIRQLGLSFLSYPGGVHNRTSHVIGVSHVAGEMATVFDLLPEEKWLLQAAGLLHDLGHTPFSHALETLLEEDHMELTRNLITGQARYSFPRAGWVPEILRRYGLDPEEVGDLVVGRHSNPILQNIIHGPVDSDQLDYLLRDSYFTGISHGQIDLYRILHTLKVDESKGQIYLLEKGLDAIEEMLVARDHMYSAVYGHKTGRIAEMMLLRSMELAADGIDGWYELTDGELMSRIRQTGGVSERLIQRILYRDLYKTAFSVPSRESEELRAKLERAAGGRSRQDLENELTELCGFGAGELLVDMPLAVFDFSEPRLKRIELNVLRKDGRWSTLEEMSTLAQALMQKESSHTVFGVYTTEEQTGRARAVVEEWLEGSA; from the coding sequence ATGTTTATCAATGACCCGATTCACGGCTTTCTGGAACTCAATGACCTGCAGTTTGCCCTGCTCGAACTTCCGGAGCTACAACGCTTGCAGTGGATTCGCCAACTGGGGCTGAGCTTTCTCAGCTATCCCGGTGGCGTGCATAACCGGACGAGCCACGTGATCGGGGTCAGCCATGTGGCCGGAGAGATGGCCACGGTTTTCGATCTCCTTCCGGAGGAAAAGTGGCTGCTTCAGGCGGCAGGTCTCCTGCATGACCTCGGGCACACGCCCTTCAGCCATGCTCTTGAGACCCTGCTCGAGGAAGATCACATGGAACTGACGCGGAATCTCATTACCGGACAGGCCCGCTACAGTTTCCCGAGGGCCGGATGGGTGCCGGAGATCCTTCGCCGCTATGGGCTGGATCCGGAGGAAGTGGGCGACCTGGTGGTGGGCCGTCACAGCAATCCGATTCTTCAGAACATCATCCACGGACCCGTCGATTCGGATCAACTCGACTACCTGCTTCGCGACAGCTATTTCACCGGAATCAGTCACGGGCAGATCGATCTCTATCGCATTCTTCATACCCTGAAGGTGGATGAGAGCAAGGGGCAGATCTACCTGCTCGAAAAAGGTCTGGATGCGATCGAGGAAATGCTGGTTGCGCGCGATCACATGTACTCTGCCGTTTATGGGCACAAGACGGGCCGCATTGCGGAGATGATGCTCCTGCGATCCATGGAACTGGCCGCCGACGGGATCGATGGCTGGTACGAACTGACCGACGGGGAATTGATGTCCCGGATTCGCCAGACCGGAGGCGTGAGCGAGCGTCTGATTCAGAGAATCCTTTATCGGGATCTCTACAAGACGGCCTTTTCTGTTCCCAGTCGCGAAAGCGAGGAATTGCGCGCAAAGCTGGAGCGGGCGGCGGGCGGAAGAAGCCGTCAGGACCTGGAGAACGAACTCACGGAACTCTGTGGTTTCGGTGCCGGGGAACTTCTTGTGGATATGCCCCTGGCAGTTTTCGACTTCAGCGAGCCGCGCCTGAAACGCATTGAACTGAATGTGCTTCGAAAGGACGGACGCTGGTCCACGCTGGAGGAAATGAGTACGCTGGCTCAGGCTCTCATGCAGAAGGAATCCAGCCACACGGTCTTCGGCGTCTACACGACCGAAGAGCAGACCGGCCGCGCGCGTGCCGTGGTAGAGGAGTGGCTGGAAGGAAGCGCCTGA
- a CDS encoding fumarate hydratase, with amino-acid sequence MKTIPDLEVHALELIRRTSTQLPEDIRTCLLDGRKNEAEGSAAEASLDTILENVELAGKQSTPICQDTGTPVFYIDHPWDYPTAPMVEAIRIAVQEATKLSYLRPNSVDSVSGKNTGDNSGHHFPGFYFQQWDRPDEIRIRLMLKGGGSENMSAQYSLPHGGLKAGRDLDGVRKVILDAVLQAQGKGCGPAVLGICIGGDRSSGYSLAKKQILRNVEDRNPDPELAALEDEMTEKSNQLGIGPMGFGGRTTVLTSKICKANRVPASFFVSIVYMCWAARQREMRFSKGEVLHD; translated from the coding sequence ATGAAGACAATTCCCGATCTGGAAGTTCACGCGCTGGAACTCATCCGGCGAACATCGACTCAACTGCCCGAAGACATCCGGACCTGCCTTCTGGACGGTCGCAAGAACGAGGCGGAAGGCTCTGCTGCCGAAGCGAGTCTGGATACGATTCTCGAAAATGTGGAACTGGCCGGGAAGCAGTCCACGCCCATCTGCCAGGATACCGGCACTCCTGTCTTCTATATCGACCATCCCTGGGACTACCCGACCGCGCCCATGGTCGAAGCCATTCGCATCGCCGTACAGGAAGCCACGAAGCTCAGCTATCTTCGCCCGAACTCCGTGGACAGCGTTTCAGGAAAGAACACGGGCGACAACTCGGGACATCACTTCCCGGGATTCTACTTCCAGCAATGGGATCGCCCCGATGAAATTCGCATCCGCCTGATGCTCAAGGGTGGTGGCAGTGAAAACATGAGCGCCCAGTACAGCCTTCCCCACGGGGGACTGAAGGCAGGGCGGGATCTGGATGGTGTAAGGAAAGTGATCCTTGATGCCGTCCTGCAGGCCCAGGGCAAGGGCTGTGGGCCGGCGGTTTTGGGCATCTGCATCGGCGGAGACCGTTCCAGCGGCTATTCCCTCGCCAAGAAACAGATCCTGCGGAATGTCGAAGACCGGAACCCTGATCCCGAACTCGCCGCACTCGAGGACGAAATGACCGAGAAGTCCAATCAGCTTGGCATTGGCCCCATGGGTTTCGGTGGCAGGACCACGGTTCTCACCAGCAAGATCTGCAAGGCCAACCGCGTGCCGGCCAGTTTCTTCGTATCCATCGTCTACATGTGCTGGGCCGCCCGGCAACGCGAGATGCGCTTCAGCAAAGGAGAGGTTCTCCATGACTGA
- a CDS encoding FumA C-terminus/TtdB family hydratase beta subunit, translated as MTELNIPISEDEIRALKLGDVVSINGTMLTARDAAHKYMVESWLDNSPEGEDARLHEELGKLIDGGILYHCGPVVRQDESGKWHFVAAGPTTSIREEPYEHRIIGEMGLRAVIGKGGMGGKTLEACKEHGAVYLHAVGGAASLIAQCVEEVEDVHKTEFGLPEAFWQIRVKDFRCVVTMDSHGESLHEKILEDSKAKYRAIMG; from the coding sequence ATGACTGAACTGAACATTCCCATCAGTGAGGATGAGATTCGCGCCCTCAAACTGGGGGACGTGGTCTCCATCAACGGAACCATGCTCACCGCAAGAGATGCCGCCCACAAGTACATGGTGGAATCCTGGCTCGACAATTCGCCGGAAGGGGAAGATGCACGGTTGCACGAGGAACTCGGCAAGCTGATTGATGGCGGCATTCTCTATCACTGCGGACCAGTGGTTCGACAGGATGAAAGCGGGAAGTGGCACTTTGTGGCAGCTGGTCCCACGACATCCATCCGCGAAGAGCCCTATGAACACCGGATCATCGGGGAGATGGGCTTGCGGGCGGTGATCGGAAAGGGCGGCATGGGTGGAAAGACTCTGGAGGCCTGCAAGGAACACGGAGCCGTCTATCTGCATGCAGTCGGAGGAGCCGCCAGCCTGATTGCCCAGTGCGTGGAGGAAGTGGAGGATGTTCACAAGACAGAGTTCGGACTTCCCGAAGCCTTCTGGCAGATTCGCGTGAAAGACTTCCGCTGTGTCGTCACCATGGACAGCCACGGGGAAAGCCTCCATGAGAAGATCCTCGAGGACAGCAAGGCGAAGTATCGGGCCATAATGGGCTAG
- a CDS encoding cysteine synthase family protein, whose product MIYDNILQVIGNTPIVRFGRIGAELPVELYGKCEFLNPGGSLKDRVALRMIETLEESGKLRPGDSIVEPTSGNTGIGLAMCAAVKGYPFTCTMSAKNSREKEITLAALGVQAVRTPNGKAYTDPESQFGKALEISRESGAVLPNQYENADNPDSHYHGTGAEIWEDFGDSLDAVVIGVGTGGALTGVGRFLREKIPGIRIVAVEPKGSMFGDENAETDASLVEGIGYDFIPKILDNGLVDQFIETQDEETFLMARRLIREEGLLIGGSSGAVALGMLKTARDMPEGSKILGILPDGIRNYLGKFIDEQWMQENGMMVEGRK is encoded by the coding sequence ATGATCTACGACAACATCCTTCAAGTGATCGGCAACACGCCCATCGTCCGCTTCGGACGCATCGGTGCGGAGCTTCCCGTGGAACTCTACGGGAAGTGCGAGTTCCTCAATCCCGGAGGATCGCTCAAGGACCGGGTCGCACTTCGCATGATCGAAACTCTGGAGGAATCCGGCAAACTGCGCCCCGGAGACAGTATCGTGGAACCCACGAGCGGCAACACGGGAATCGGTCTTGCCATGTGTGCTGCCGTGAAGGGATATCCCTTTACCTGCACGATGAGTGCAAAGAACAGCCGCGAGAAAGAGATCACTCTGGCGGCCCTGGGGGTTCAGGCAGTCAGAACCCCGAACGGAAAAGCCTACACCGATCCCGAAAGCCAGTTCGGGAAGGCTCTCGAGATCAGCCGGGAGAGCGGAGCCGTACTCCCGAACCAATACGAGAATGCCGACAACCCTGACTCCCACTACCACGGAACCGGCGCAGAAATCTGGGAGGACTTCGGCGACAGCCTCGACGCAGTGGTCATTGGAGTGGGCACCGGTGGCGCGCTGACCGGTGTCGGTCGATTCCTGAGAGAAAAGATTCCCGGCATCCGTATTGTGGCCGTCGAACCGAAGGGAAGCATGTTCGGCGATGAGAACGCCGAAACCGATGCCTCCCTTGTCGAGGGAATCGGCTATGACTTTATTCCGAAGATCCTGGACAATGGTCTCGTGGACCAGTTCATCGAGACGCAGGATGAGGAGACCTTCCTCATGGCTCGACGCCTGATTCGGGAGGAAGGACTTCTGATCGGAGGAAGCTCCGGAGCCGTGGCTCTCGGGATGCTGAAAACGGCAAGAGACATGCCCGAAGGCTCGAAGATCCTGGGCATTCTGCCCGACGGGATTCGCAACTACCTGGGCAAGTTCATCGACGAGCAGTGGATGCAGGAAAACGGAATGATGGTGGAAGGCAGAAAATGA